TCCTTAAAGCGGTTGTTGTAGCTGGTCCTCTCCTTTTAAGGTGGATCCCCGGCGGGGTGAGCTACGCGGCGGGAGAGGGACCTTTTGGTTGCCTTTTGCACGGGACCTAGTGACATGTTGGCCGTGACAGACAATCGGGAACAGCGAGCATGTGCAACCTATCGAAGGTACGCATTAACGTTgtacagagaaagagagagcggagTAGCTACAAGGACGAGTGTAGTGTAGAGTCAAGCCAGCTGTTTGAATTTCTTAATTTTATACGAAAGAATCGTGATGCACAGTTTTTGTAGAAGGATGCACAGTTTTGCTATAATGCTAAAGTTGTGTTCGATGAAATCACTTTTCAGAACCAATTAATGGCATATACAGGACTACATTTCATGGGAAATCTTCACCGGATGTTTAATCGCGTGTGATTCGAGTTGTCGGCAACTGTTCTGGTAACTGTACCCTTCCATCATACTACTCCAATAGTTCAGGCCAGTAAGTGTTTACTACTACACCATAGGCCAATAAGTTGCAGTTACTAGTAAATTTAGGAAATTTTATTTCTGCACAACACAAATCTTTCAGTTATCTTGCTGAAAAAGACGTGCAATCTATATAGTGTGCAATATACTCAATACTCATTGCAACAATTTACGTCAATCATTTGAATGAATAACAGACAGTGATAATTTCtatcgcgttcgcgttctctGCGCGTCGAACAGTTACAATTGGcgttttgttgatttgttccATGCCTGTTTTTCTCGGTTGGTATCACACGAAGAGGTACACTGCGAATTGTTAAAAATGGCCACCTTCCCTGCCAAAGCTAACAACATTTAATTAGTAAGAAACATCAAGATTCTTCTCGaactcttcttcatcgtcaccGCTAGGACGAATGTTGAAGTTCGTTCAGAAAGGAGTTTTTCCGATCTGAATTTAACTGAATGTCAATTTCCTGGATTCGTTTGGATGACGATTTGGATGAGTAAACTTGTCGGAACAGAATTCTGCAATCTTCTATCAACTTTCGGCTTAGTCGTTCAACAAAGAACAACAGTTCCCGAAGCTCGATGACTCAACTGTACTTTTATGTTGTGGATTTCAATTGCTGGAGTACTGTGGGAATCAAGGAAACATTTGCGAAGATTTCTGAAATCACTGGAATCGATGGATTGATCGAGCGTCGATTCCCAGGACCCAAGAGGAACAGGGGTTGTGTTGTAAATGTTGTGGCGAACGCGGCGCCCCTTAAGCGCTTTCCCGTGTTGCGATTCCTGTTTTACGATTTGCGCGAGATGTGTTTTGACTCTTTTTGGCAGACATCATCtccttttgaaaaaaaaaaaccggccggCGGCCCGGTGAACCGCGCGTTGACCGATTAATTACACTTTCTGCATCCAGCAGTGTCCAAAAGTGCGGTGTAGTtctatgtgtctgtgtttttcgGAATCGATGTTCCAAAacaggaaggagaagagcTTCTAAAGATGGAACAGTCAAAAGCCACCCTTTGCGGAGTGGTATCGGTTTTCCCTTCTTCAAACATACTCCAGCAAACAAGACCAACTTCTGCGAGGGCCCTTAAGGGAGCTGCCTCTAAttttagaaaagaaaacactccCACTCCCTGTATGCCTGTATAGTATCTGTGGATATTAGACCGCAGACCCCGAGGTAGATCACATTAAATGGCTTTTCTTCTGCGATGCCATCATTCGCCGATGATCGGTTAAGTAATTCGATCCAAGAACCGTCCCGGCAAGAGCCAAAGTGTGACCGAATGGTGCGACACGTGCGACACGGGCCCTcggcttcttctcctcctcctcctcccaggaTTAGGTGTTCTAATGGCGTTTGGCTTGGCAAGACCCCTTCCCCGCGATCTTATTCCCCCTTTGCTTtctgacattttttttttgtgtgtgttattCCCTCCATTGAGGCGAATGATCGCCCCGAGGGCCACGTCCGGGATATATCCACCCCCGggaccaacgacgacaacgacgacgacgatgacgacgacgacgatcgatgcTGCATGCCTGGGTGGGATGCATTATCTATTTTAAGCATTAGAaagcgaaaattgaaaaaaagcgaaagaaaaaagccacacacacccgtCGCCCTCGCTGCAACAGTGTTTAATGGATGTCATGATGGATATTCCCagaggggacacacacacacacacggtttggATTGGACGGATTCTCAAAAGTGCCATCACGTGGTgcgatggccagcagcatcggggCCTGTatcgctgccgccaccggcaTACACTTATCCAAGAGAGGtcctacagcagcagcgataggAGTGTGGAAGTGTCGCCGGGAAGTGTCCGTTTCATTGCATAAAATCTCACAAAACTGCAATCCGAGAGGATGAGTCGCCGAGCACGGCGGGATTGAATTGGATTCGTTATCATCAGTTCCACTTCCATTCATGGTTTAGGTTTGGGGCGAGACGGCGAGGTGTCAGGTGCGTCCGTACCTCCTTCCCATTGTTGTCGTTCGATGTCACGTCCGAGCGAGCGATAATGGGATGGTATGGCGCGACGACACAGAGACGAACGAATTGAACGCAAAACATTCTGacacaaccagccaaccagcgacGCGACCGCCCCGTGCGTGGTCGTGCGTGGGTTggtggagggttttttttcggggggacgGGCTGgatcttgctctctttctcttccgcgGGATGCGAGAAGCTTTTAAAGAAATATGCTCTGTGATCGCTGTGATGGGTGGGTTGTGAGTGTTGGGTAACCTAATGCGTGCATTGATGCATGCATGCTGGTGACCAGTCCCGATGGCATAGCCTTAGGTTCCTCGtaattctttttctctcttccgtCTGGTTggaatgatggtttttttttttttttgggggaggggaaactTCAAAACTAATAGCCCGCGGCAGCGGCACTTCCCATGTTCCCGATCTACGGATCGCTAGTCGTGGTGTTGGTCTTGgccgtcttcatcgtcgtcgtcgccgccgccgccgccgtcatcgtcgtaatCAGAATCAAGGCGTTAAAACCGTCTTTTCTCTGTCCGCTGCTATAATGAATGCGCGCGAGCGTCGTGTctacaaaacataaatacaAACCAAAACACGTCCGAAAAGATATGGGCCACCCACTCGCGATCGAGCACGAGTgtcggtcggtgctgctgcccccggggcccggggttTGATCGGAAACATGCAAATCAAACTCCGTCGAAACTCCGAATCGGGCTAATCCCGATTTCGATTCGTGGAGGGACAGAAGGATGAGGATGCAGGAGGGTCCGTTGGTCTGTTGGTCTTTTGGTAATTCAATTGACTTCCTTTTGTTGAGATTCCACGATGCGCGCGTATTAACCAGATGATGGATCGTTAAATCGTATTGATGctttggggggggaggcagCTGTGAGGGAGGGATGCCTTTTGGATGGGCATTTGAATTCTCCCTATCGCGGTCTCGGTATGGTTCGGGGTGATAAAGACGCGCGTGACTAGCTGCCTCAGTTAGTTTCAATGAAATTCGATAAGACTGCGCGCGTAGTTCCCAAAATGTTTCCTCTCAAACTCACTCACCGCTCTTtattcactctctctctctctctctctctatctttcttcggcaggcagcagcaccgacataGGACCCTCGGTACTGGGCTATCTGGACTCGCTGGCCGATAACTTTAGCGAGCAGGCGAAGCATTTAGTCGaatcctcctcatcgtcatccaccGTTAACAATGCAGCCGCCACGAGAGCGATCACCAAAGAGCAACAGACAACAACGAGTAGCGGCGGTGGCTGTAGCACGCTAAAACTGCTGTATCACTCCAGTGAAACCCACGCGTCGATCGTACCACCGGTTAAGCCGGCCCGGCGATCGGGCCTCCCGGTGGCCAAAACACTTTCAACCCCAACGCCAACACCATCGGGGACGACTGCtacggcgcagcagcagcagcagcagcagcagcagccaccgcaccAGCGTTCATTTTGCTGGAATCTGTCCCCGACCGTCCAGCGTATCGTCGAGGGGCAGGAAACGAATGGCGCCGAAAAGCTGCTGCACCTAGAACACCAACAGTCGTCCTCATTcagcagctcgtcgtcgtcgtcggtgtcgtcgtcggtgacgtcgtcgtcagctcGAATGCATTCGAAgtcgcatcagcatcaccatcagacGACCTCTAGCGCCAGCGGTGGTAGCAGTGGAGGTGCAGCGTGCCATAAGAACCTACCGTTGACGAAGGGAATGGCTAAGCTGGCGCATGCCAACAGTGAATTGATCGATCACTTCCTCACACCGTCCCCCACCGGTGCATCCCGATCGCCCCGGAACCGAAGGGATCGTCAACTTTCGCCGCGATGCAAAGATCATCGCGGTGGTGTCGTTGATCAAAATGGTAATGAGGAAACGGCGACCAGTGccgctgttgatgatgttgctgctgctgctgatcacgACCGGCAGCAAGAAGCAGGCAGCGAGATACAGAATGTCACCGCGCTGCAGCGTAAGATCCGTTCGTTAACGGTGGATCTGGAAAGGTCGGCCGCGGAGGAGAAGTGGCCGctcagtggcagtggcagtactAGTCAGCGCGATGCAGTGGCGTGtaaggaaacgaacgaaacgaacgatgatCAGCAGGTTGTGGCACTGCGCAACAATGGTGAGCTGGTCCATGATCGTAATGCCTTCGTCGATAACTGCGGAACTGAGAGGTCGGAGCATCGTAACACGGTGGTTGAGGCACGTAATCCCTTTGTCCGTGGTAGTCGGCGTTGGTTAGCGGAGGTAGATCGCACgaaagcagcaggagcagcagccgtggTACCGACGGATGATGAaccgactgcagcagcagcagcagcatcgatcaCTGCTTCGATACCGAGCCTGGATGCATCGGCTACCAGTGGCTCGTCGTCGAGTGGGTACTCGAGCAAAGCATCACTGATGACACCGAGCACACCGGTACTCAACTCACGGCCCCTGTCCGCTTCCTCGATTGGTTCATCGTACTCGTCCACCTctaccagcagcactagctCCTCGTTGGGCTCGGAAAATCTTCTGGCGGGCCGGAAGTGCAGCAGTGCCCCTTCGTATCAGGCCAGCGTCGAGAGCTTAGCCGATCACAGTGAACCGGAACCAGCGTCGAACGCTAGCGGGAATCTACATGGCGGCAGTGCTGGCACGACTGTCGCGGTTGCCATGACACCAGGGTTAACGATGTGTGAGCGAGCAGTACGGGAGATTATCGAATCCGAAAGCAGCTACGTCAAAGACCTTGGTCAGGTGATCCGAGGGTAGATATCAGAGTGTGTGCCGTTTGTGCGGCTAACCATCCTAATCCGCTTGCTTCTCCCTCTCGCTACTTTCCTTTTAGCTATCTGGAAGACTGGAAAGAGCGAGCCTGTCTGAAGCCGGATCAGCTGAAAGTGCTGTTCAGCAACATACAGGAGATCTacgatttcaattttaagCTCCTGAATCGGCTGCACGAGGCCAAGGGTGATCCGGCCAAGATTTCCAACTGTTTCATCGATCTACATGCGGGATTCAGCTGCTACACCTCGTACTGGTATGTGTAGTGGTTGGCTTCcggctcgcgatcgcgtaATTATAGCAAATCCGTATCGTTGTCCTCTCATTGCAGCACCAGCTATCCGGAGGCTATCTCTCTGCTGACATCGTTACTGCAGGCGACTCACACGAACGCGCTGCTAGTGTCGACACAAAAGCACCTGAAGCACACGCTACCGCTGGGTTCCTATCTGCTGAAACCGGTTCAACGTATCCTGAAGTATCATCTATTGCTCGACGTAAGTACGCGTGCACATGACGTTCTGCTCTGCAGAAACTGCTACATTTTGGTTTTCTCCGCCACGGGTAGAATCTGCGCAAGCACTGCAGCTATCAGCAGCCGGTGGTCATTGCGTTCGAGCTGATGAAACAGGTGGCACACAACATCGATCAGGTGAAGACGAAGCTGGATCAGCATCGTTTGGTGAAGGAGCTGGCTGGTGTACTGGACGGTTGGCTCGGGCCTGACCTCTCCGTGCTGGGTGATTTGCTGCATGAGGGACGGCTGACGGAGCATACGAAGGCACGGTACGTGCTGCTCTTCCAGACGATGCTCATCATCACGAAGCCAAAGGAGGACAAAAGACTTCAGTTTCGCGCATACATACCGGTAAGGGAACTgggttttgtgtgtatgtgtgtggttcaaTTAGAAGGGCACTGACTGACGAACCGTTCTTTCCGTTTGTGTAGTGCAAGAACCTGATGCTGGTGGAGCATTTGCCCGGTGAACCGGCCAGCTTTAACGTGATTCCATTCGACGATCCGAAGGGTGTGATGAAGCTGACCGCTCGGAGTCGCGAAGAGAAGCGGTTCTGGACGCAGCAAATCAAGCAGGCCATGCTGGAGCATTACGATATACCGAAGCGCGCCAAAGagctcgtgctgctgttgggcgaTGAAGATGGTACGTCTGCTGCTAGTCGTCCTTTTTGAAAAGAACGCCAAAtcttattctctctttctcttccctgACAGAACGCTTTACAGATAAACCGTACTGGAAGCGGCCGACCAATAGTTCTACCGTGCCCGAGTACCTCGAGCGGCGTCAGCAGTTCCGGCGTAGCGAGATGCGGATGCGTTCGAAGAAGAATCTGCTCAAGAAGGATTCCGATCAGGCCATGGcaagtggcagtggtggtagcgTCCAGGCCAGGCCCTCGTTCCGTTCGTACTCCCAGGAACTGGTGAGCGGCGAATCGTCGATCGATCTGGATCGCAAGGGTAGTGAGGATTGTGCGCAGCATCGACACGATCGGACGGCACACCAGACCGAGGCCGAGGAGTGCAAGTGTGATGCAGTGAAGAAGCAGCTACAGGAGGAGATCAAGAATGCGAGGCCAcaagacggtggtggtggctctcGGCGGCGCCCCAACGTACCCGAGGCATCAGAGGAGGAACTGTTGCTCCTGAAATCGATCAACGAGCGTCGCAAGCTAGCTGATCCGTGCCGTCGACCGACACGATCGGCCGATGGTGGTCTAGGCCTAGGTATCAAGACGTACAATAGCACCATGATACCGAAGCGCATTAGCGAGATGCGCAAGCGTAGACCCAAGACGGCGTGCAGCAATTCAACGTTCTACACCGATCTGAGTGTTGACTCGACCAGCaacggtggttgtggtgaggATCCACAGACTACCACTGAAGTCACGACCGATTCACCGAACGATCAGGGCAACCATAGCTCAATCACGAACCtgcgtgaagaagaagaagtcgagCCCAACTGTTGCACTGCGGAAGACGAGGAGCCGACGGTACGCGAAAGCACTCCGAGCAAGGCAAAGGAGGAAAGAGTAGAAAGAGACACCTCAAGGAGCATATCGGACCACTCCATTCCCGttgacgaacagcagcagcagcagcagcaagggatAGCGCAGCACAATAGAAAGGATTCGGAAATTAtcagccagctgctgctggagcgtgAACAGTTCCACAAGCTACGCACCTCCACTCATAAACCGACGAAGAAAAAATCGTTCGATGGATTTCGTCAGGGTTCGATGATCAGTCTGGGTGCGCTAGGTCCATCACCGTTACCACCGAGCACGGAACCACCGACGGATGAATCGCCCCCACCATCGGCAAAGCGCAGCATGTCGGTACCGGCCTCAGCGTCCTCGTTATCGGCACTGGAACCGGAAGTCACCGAAGACGATATGGAACCGATCTACGAGTCCCTGCTGCGCAACGTGCATGTTCCGTATAAGTACGCACCGGCTCCAGCCCTGGCGTTGGTCTCTAGGCATTCGTTACCGTGTGGCGATGGTGCCCAGGATGGCGCATCGGGATCATCGATCTTTGCAACGGCCACCGGACTATCGACATCGATGAGCGGAGCGCTACCGTTGCCACTGCCGGACAGAAACAAATCCTCAGCCACCGGAAGGACACGTCCCGAGTCGGACTATGTGACGCTCACGTACACCGAGGATGGTATGCTGGATGGTATCGTACCGCTAGAGGGGGAACACAGTGTCTACAATGATGAGAAGCCGCGATTTACGTCGAAGGTCGTACAGCAAAAGGGAACGAACCAGATGCTACAGCCACTGCTACACAACAGTGATACCAACATAAGCTATCATCGCGATACACTGGGCACTACTGGTGGATCTCCGGGgtcaccagtagcagcagcagcaacagcagcagtacaactGGATGCTGTCCAACCGGTATCGCTCGATACGCAGTCCGACATTGTGCGATCGTTCCAGGAGGATTCGAATGAAGTAGACCGGGAACTGATCGGAAATAAGCTGCTCGAACGTCAAGGTAGTCTCAACATGAaggcaacgagcagcagcagcagcaacaacaacagcaaagatGGCCAAAAGAGTATTCTGCAGCGGTTCATGTCTCTGCACTCTTCCTTATCACCCAGTGTGACGCCTGCCGGGAGTCCCTCCGGTAGTGACAGTAATCTGTTTCGCTTTCCGCTTAACCGGAAGCTGTCGgaaccgaacggtggtggttacTCGGAGCCAGGATCGCTTGGTCATATCTATAAGCAGGGTAGTGTAGATTTAGGGTCCCGGATCGCAAACCTCGATTATGCCGATCCGCGTACGCTCTTTACTGCGACCGCATGTGGCAGCAACAATGTGCTCATCAACCGGGACTCCATCAAGTCCATGCTCCtggatcagcagcaccagcagcaggaagaggagcaacGGAAGCAACTGTTGCGCGACTCGGTGCTGGCATCGAgtgcttcctcctcttcctccagtGAGAGTGTTGGTGGCCAGCCGGATAGGAGAGAGGCGTTGGCGgacgaacaacagcagcaacagcagccgcatgCCATGGAAgtcgaggacgatgatgagagCTGCTGTTTCTACGAACGTACCGTCGAGGAGTGTCTCGAGCAGGACTTTCGCGATTCGGCCGTCTACAGTGGGGACGATATCGATCGACGTATGatggcggccgcagcagcagtaccagagacaggcaggaagcaggaacagTGGGAGGAGCCTCTGTACGAGGCACTAACGCCTCCTAGCGAGATTCCATCGGAAcgggtcagcagcagtagcgtggTGATGGCCACCACTGTCTCTCCTCCACCGATTCCGGTGAAACCAAGCCACCTGATCGGTGATGTTTGTCGACCGAAATCATTTCACCTGCAAAGCGTCGTCaaagcaacggcagctgctgctgcttctacgatggtttcaccaccagcatcaccagcaacaccatcatcaccgtcatcgaaTCCTTTAAACAATCCGAAGCCACcgactaccagcagcagcagcagccgcggttggGTCTTGCAGCAAGTCAGACGCTTCCAGTAGTTAGCGGgcggaaggagggaaggggagacgGGTCAACCGTTATCATTATACATGTTTTAATGTGAACTTTCAGTCTAGGTTTGCCATTAACAAGCGCcatgtgtatgttttttttttattttagctTGTGTATCGTGTTGTACCGTATCCGCATCCCACCACCGTCTTCTTGTTGATGATGTGATGCCAAAGAGGAAGcttttaatgaattttaattgatGAAGTGGCGAAGAAGCAGGGAGGATTCCTTATCGAGCAATCAGTGTGTATTCATCATTCGTTATCTGCATTTTTTAGTCCTTAGGTAGCTGAATTacccacacatacatatatacacacacaagcatgCAATAAAATTCAGCCTAGCGTAGCGGTAACGCTCTAAAGCAAATAACAATAGAGAGCTCTCGCATTAGCGCGAGTTTTATGGTTTGGTGATTTCAAAGTGCAAGAAAGTTCAACGTGTATTCATATTTATGTGTTGTTTTAAGAAGTATTTGAGCTGGAGTTCAATGTAGAAGATGAATTGAATGTTTTGTGAATTTAAAGAAATATATCAACATGTATTAGCATATCAATGCAAAGTGAAGGagtttggatttattttttcgGTTATTACAGTCGAAACTGATAGGGCTTTCAAGAATAAGAACTTATATCTCAGATCTTCCGAATGGACAGAGAACGTGATTAAACCGGAATTTGAGATGAACATTAATTTCGAATGAATTTAAATGGCAGACTGTGGAGGACAATAATCGGTCATCATTTGCTCATCATTCGAAGGAAGTACCCGTAATAAACCGTTTGCGTTGAATTCGTACTGGTACGAACTGATCTGCCGCTTATCAGAAGCATAGGATTTATTTACACATTTTCTCCTCGGTTCATAGCGTGACGAAGCACGCACAATTTCGATGACCCGCTGGAAAGGGACTGTTGTTAAAAGATTTAAATTActatcagacacacacaccacgcgacttttagaagaaaaagttaaaataCGATCCCTAAATACACATCCTCAAGAAACTTATCCTGGCGCTCACACGAAAAGTAGTTGTTTCGCCAGcgctttcgtgtgtgtgtttgtatgtattTGCCACTTGCAAATCGGCTTCACTATGATCGAGAAGAGCACACCACGCGCCTACACGCACTAGTACTTGTGTTTCTTGTGTTTATCAGAccgcgaagaagaagtggagcCGGACGTTTGCCGGTAGGAttcactgccgccaccaccaccgcttctGCTGGATCCACGAAATGTGGGCGATGGAGacctgtgtggtgtgtgtagaATGATGATAAACGTAAGCCATGGAAGTCGAACTGAGGGGACTGCTGGTAGTATTGCGACTCACCTGTACCGCTTACTGACGGGGCTGCCGGTATCGTACTTGGAGTCCTTCTCGATAGTACGGTATCGAGAGCTACTATCGCTCAAGCCATCCCGCTCTCGCTCACGATCGCGTTCCCGGTCACGGTCACGATCACGCCCAGTAACAacaccacgatcacgatctcgCTCGCGATCCCCTGTCCTTCGATCGTCGTGCAAGCGGGAAGAAGACTCGGCATACTTGTCGTACTTATCGTATTTGGAGCTCCCGGTTTCGTCGTACTTGTCGTACTTGCTCGAGGAGCTGGTCCGCTCCGGTGATACTAGCAAGTCGTATTTACTGGTCCGTGAGCTGTTGGTGGCTGGTGAAAGGGAACGTTCGACAGTGTGATAGCGCCCGGACCGTCCCGAAGGTGTCGGAGACTCCGAGCCCGAGCTTCGAGAATGGCGCCGTTTGGCCGATTTGTGACTAGCCGTCGGTGATCGTGATCTTCGGCTTGATCGTGGTCCCTTCGAGTTGCTGCGTTCCTCACCGTACTCACTCGACAGCTGGCGGCGACTACGCTTATGACGGCTACTAGAGCTACAATGGAAGAAACACATAAATCCACGATTATTCGATGTCCGATTGAACGGCTCGCATGATCATGCCCGCATACCTTTCGGGGCTAGACGTTGGACGTTTCCGATGAGCACGACCCGATGATCGCTCGTACTCTTCATCCGAATCGCTCGAGTTCGGATCATTGTCCTGGACGATCGACGACTTCATGGACAACAGCTCCCGTTCCATCTTCTTGATCAGCTTCATCCGGTAGCTATCGATCTCCTCTGGGAGTGACCAACCGCTGCGCACCTGCCGTAGCCCAGACTCGAACTCATCCTGGTATTGCACAATGTTCATCTCGATCTCGCGTAGCTTCACGCGCCGCAGTTCATCACGGTCTTGTGCTGACGATCCCTTGCCGCGTTTACCACCGACTccctcctcatcgtcatcgtcatcatcatcccgttcatcatcatcgtcgtaatCGTACTTGCTGCCACGCGCATCACTACCACTCCCTCGGAGACTAATTTTTGGCGGTTCTGGGACAACCGGATCCAGCGTATCCCATTTACTGGTTGTAATGGCTTGTGCCTCGATCTGGGCCGCATCGACCGTTTCCCATTTGGAAGGAATGAACGAACCACCACCTGTGCCTGCTTTACCTTtggccgatgacgacgatgacaacgatcgCATCGAACCTTCCGCGGTATCGCCAGTGCGATCGCTCCTACTAGGGCCACCGCCCTCTAGCGGCACACCATCGATATCGTCATCGGCCAGTGGCATCCCATCGATATCGTCCTCATCGCTGTAGATGTCATGTTTCAGTATCGGCGTACGGTTATCGCtaccgcctcctcctccacctccttccgTAATGCCACAAAGCATCGCACTCTTGAGCAGAGCGGCCCCGTCCAGTGGCACGCCATCGAGATCTTcgtcttccttctcttcctccggttcctcttcctgcttAACAGCCTGAAAAAGGAGAGTAAGAAGCGTCATTACAACGATCGTTCGTTAGATGATCCCGAATAGACAGTCCCGTCGACCCACCGTCTGAATGCCGAGGAAAGTGTGCTGCAGCTTCAGCAGAAACTCGCGCGGATAGATGGTCCACTCTTCCCAGGCTCGAAACACGCCCATCACACGCGTCTTGAAACCTTCCGCCTTGAGCCGACTGTCGAGCTGCATGTAGTACGCGTTCAGATTGCGAAAGATGTCGAGCAGATTCCGCTCCATCGCCT
This sequence is a window from Anopheles darlingi chromosome 3, idAnoDarlMG_H_01, whole genome shotgun sequence. Protein-coding genes within it:
- the LOC125956522 gene encoding uncharacterized protein LOC125956522 produces the protein MDIESDGSERWEDFFGSSTDIGPSVLGYLDSLADNFSEQAKHLVESSSSSSTVNNAAATRAITKEQQTTTSSGGGCSTLKLLYHSSETHASIVPPVKPARRSGLPVAKTLSTPTPTPSGTTATAQQQQQQQQQPPHQRSFCWNLSPTVQRIVEGQETNGAEKLLHLEHQQSSSFSSSSSSSVSSSVTSSSARMHSKSHQHHHQTTSSASGGSSGGAACHKNLPLTKGMAKLAHANSELIDHFLTPSPTGASRSPRNRRDRQLSPRCKDHRGGVVDQNGNEETATSAAVDDVAAAADHDRQQEAGSEIQNVTALQRKIRSLTVDLERSAAEEKWPLSGSGSTSQRDAVACKETNETNDDQQVVALRNNGELVHDRNAFVDNCGTERSEHRNTVVEARNPFVRGSRRWLAEVDRTKAAGAAAVVPTDDEPTAAAAAASITASIPSLDASATSGSSSSGYSSKASLMTPSTPVLNSRPLSASSIGSSYSSTSTSSTSSSLGSENLLAGRKCSSAPSYQASVESLADHSEPEPASNASGNLHGGSAGTTVAVAMTPGLTMCERAVREIIESESSYVKDLGQVIRGYLEDWKERACLKPDQLKVLFSNIQEIYDFNFKLLNRLHEAKGDPAKISNCFIDLHAGFSCYTSYCTSYPEAISLLTSLLQATHTNALLVSTQKHLKHTLPLGSYLLKPVQRILKYHLLLDNLRKHCSYQQPVVIAFELMKQVAHNIDQVKTKLDQHRLVKELAGVLDGWLGPDLSVLGDLLHEGRLTEHTKARYVLLFQTMLIITKPKEDKRLQFRAYIPCKNLMLVEHLPGEPASFNVIPFDDPKGVMKLTARSREEKRFWTQQIKQAMLEHYDIPKRAKELVLLLGDEDERFTDKPYWKRPTNSSTVPEYLERRQQFRRSEMRMRSKKNLLKKDSDQAMASGSGGSVQARPSFRSYSQELVSGESSIDLDRKGSEDCAQHRHDRTAHQTEAEECKCDAVKKQLQEEIKNARPQDGGGGSRRRPNVPEASEEELLLLKSINERRKLADPCRRPTRSADGGLGLGIKTYNSTMIPKRISEMRKRRPKTACSNSTFYTDLSVDSTSNGGCGEDPQTTTEVTTDSPNDQGNHSSITNLREEEEVEPNCCTAEDEEPTVRESTPSKAKEERVERDTSRSISDHSIPVDEQQQQQQQGIAQHNRKDSEIISQLLLEREQFHKLRTSTHKPTKKKSFDGFRQGSMISLGALGPSPLPPSTEPPTDESPPPSAKRSMSVPASASSLSALEPEVTEDDMEPIYESLLRNVHVPYKYAPAPALALVSRHSLPCGDGAQDGASGSSIFATATGLSTSMSGALPLPLPDRNKSSATGRTRPESDYVTLTYTEDGMLDGIVPLEGEHSVYNDEKPRFTSKVVQQKGTNQMLQPLLHNSDTNISYHRDTLGTTGGSPGSPVAAAATAAVQLDAVQPVSLDTQSDIVRSFQEDSNEVDRELIGNKLLERQGSLNMKATSSSSSNNNSKDGQKSILQRFMSLHSSLSPSVTPAGSPSGSDSNLFRFPLNRKLSEPNGGGYSEPGSLGHIYKQGSVDLGSRIANLDYADPRTLFTATACGSNNVLINRDSIKSMLLDQQHQQQEEEQRKQLLRDSVLASSASSSSSSESVGGQPDRREALADEQQQQQQPHAMEVEDDDESCCFYERTVEECLEQDFRDSAVYSGDDIDRRMMAAAAAVPETGRKQEQWEEPLYEALTPPSEIPSERVSSSSVVMATTVSPPPIPVKPSHLIGDVCRPKSFHLQSVVKATAAAAASTMVSPPASPATPSSPSSNPLNNPKPPTTSSSSSRGWVLQQVRRFQ
- the LOC125956523 gene encoding U2 snRNP-associated SURP motif-containing protein; its protein translation is MKKIADQKLQAFTVGTMGKRPLSRKELEEQKKREDEAAAAHAFKEFVETFQEAPSKISKVWVKAGTYDAGSRKEDTKDRGKLYKPHSRLESDHEKSVDYVKMLASDSRKDASGSLGKKKSQEKKKSNLEMFKEELRQIQEEREERHKYKHMARTMLPSSSSGGLSGESGDPVYKETESGSFDNGDPNTTNLYLGNLNPKISEQALMELFGKYGPLASIKIMWPRSEEEKMRGRNCGFVAYMSRRDAERALRALNGRDVMGYEMKLGWGKSVPIMTHPIYIPPKLLAYTLPPPPSGLPFNAQPHQSDLENIPKMTSVAYMKEPELKERMDAVLVKSIVKVVIPTERPLLMLIHRMVEFVIREGPMFEALIMTREMDNPMYKFLFENESPAHIYYRWKLFSLLQGDTPSDWRTKEFRMFKGGSIWKPPPINFYSQGMPDELLADEEGIEANKGNLSVAQRDRLEDLIRHLTPERQKIGDAMIFCIEHADAAEEICECITESLSSNETLVKKKVARIYLISDILHNSAVKVQNASFFRKAMERNLLDIFRNLNAYYMQLDSRLKAEGFKTRVMGVFRAWEEWTIYPREFLLKLQHTFLGIQTAVKQEEEPEEEKEDEDLDGVPLDGAALLKSAMLCGITEGGGGGGGSDNRTPILKHDIYSDEDDIDGMPLADDDIDGVPLEGGGPSRSDRTGDTAEGSMRSLSSSSSAKGKAGTGGGSFIPSKWETVDAAQIEAQAITTSKWDTLDPVVPEPPKISLRGSGSDARGSKYDYDDDDERDDDDDDDEEGVGGKRGKGSSAQDRDELRRVKLREIEMNIVQYQDEFESGLRQVRSGWSLPEEIDSYRMKLIKKMERELLSMKSSIVQDNDPNSSDSDEEYERSSGRAHRKRPTSSPESSSSRHKRSRRQLSSEYGEERSNSKGPRSSRRSRSPTASHKSAKRRHSRSSGSESPTPSGRSGRYHTVERSLSPATNSSRTSKYDLLVSPERTSSSSKYDKYDETGSSKYDKYDKYAESSSRLHDDRRTGDRERDRDRGVVTGRDRDRDRERDRERERDGLSDSSSRYRTIEKDSKYDTGSPVSKRYRSPSPTFRGSSRSGGGGGSESYRQTSGSTSSSRSDKHKKHKY